A genomic segment from Chitinophaga flava encodes:
- the hemN gene encoding oxygen-independent coproporphyrinogen III oxidase, translating to MNLIRKYNTAAPRYTSYPTVPYWDESTFSLQEWKTLLKKSFQATNDKDGISIYIHLPFCEKLCTYCGCNKHITINHGVEVPYIQALLKEWQLYVAAFEGTPRIREIHLGGGTPTFFSAANLTMLLEGIYRDAILLPDASLGFEGHPNNTTPEHLQTLFNLGFRRVSLGIQDFDIRVQEIINRVQPFETVATVVEHARRIGFTAINFDLIYGLPLQTTCGMQDTVDKVMQLRPDRISFYSYAHVPWIKGVGQRRYSEADLPKDEEKRRLYELGKLLFAKSGYAEIGMDHFALPDDELFIAAEKGELHRNFMGYTVTHTALLVGLGASSIGDNGYAYVQNEKQVSAYQELVSKGEFPIVRGHILNEEDQLLKGHIRDLMCTFETSWRKADTQCDAVIEGLQRLQELERDGLVEVMPEKVVVTANGRPFIRNICMAFDARLWRKLPQSQLFSQAI from the coding sequence ATGAATCTCATTCGTAAATATAATACTGCCGCACCACGATATACCAGTTACCCAACAGTACCTTACTGGGATGAAAGCACCTTCAGTCTGCAGGAATGGAAAACGCTGCTGAAAAAATCTTTCCAGGCTACCAACGACAAAGATGGGATCAGTATATACATACATCTCCCGTTCTGTGAAAAGCTGTGTACTTACTGTGGTTGTAATAAACATATCACCATCAACCATGGCGTGGAAGTACCTTATATACAGGCGCTGTTAAAAGAGTGGCAACTGTATGTGGCCGCTTTCGAAGGTACCCCCAGAATCAGGGAGATACATTTGGGTGGTGGTACCCCCACTTTTTTCAGTGCAGCCAATCTGACGATGTTGCTGGAAGGCATCTATCGTGATGCTATATTACTACCGGATGCATCTCTTGGCTTCGAAGGACATCCAAACAACACTACTCCTGAACATCTGCAGACATTATTCAATCTTGGTTTCCGGCGTGTTAGTTTAGGTATACAAGATTTCGATATCAGGGTACAGGAAATTATCAACCGGGTGCAACCTTTTGAGACGGTGGCAACAGTAGTGGAACATGCAAGAAGGATTGGCTTTACTGCTATTAATTTTGATCTGATCTACGGGCTGCCATTACAAACGACCTGTGGTATGCAGGACACTGTTGATAAGGTGATGCAGCTGCGCCCGGACAGAATATCCTTTTATAGTTATGCGCATGTTCCCTGGATAAAGGGAGTAGGTCAGCGCCGTTATTCCGAAGCAGATCTTCCTAAAGATGAAGAGAAAAGACGGCTTTACGAACTGGGCAAATTACTGTTTGCCAAAAGCGGATATGCGGAGATCGGCATGGACCATTTTGCATTGCCTGACGATGAGTTGTTTATCGCAGCAGAGAAGGGTGAACTGCATCGTAATTTCATGGGTTATACGGTAACTCATACCGCTTTGCTGGTAGGGCTGGGAGCGTCTTCCATAGGAGATAACGGCTATGCCTATGTACAAAATGAAAAGCAGGTATCAGCCTATCAGGAGCTTGTAAGTAAGGGTGAGTTTCCGATCGTTCGCGGGCATATCCTCAACGAAGAAGATCAGCTGCTTAAAGGACATATCCGCGACCTGATGTGCACCTTTGAAACAAGCTGGCGTAAGGCAGACACACAATGCGATGCAGTGATAGAGGGACTGCAAAGATTACAGGAACTGGAAAGAGATGGTCTTGTGGAAGTAATGCCTGAAAAGGTAGTTGTAACAGCCAATGGCAGGCCTTTCATCCGTAATATCTGTATGGCTTTTGATGCCCGGCTGTGGCGCAAATTGCCGCAAAGTCAGTTATTTAGCCAGGCTATTTAA
- a CDS encoding heavy metal translocating P-type ATPase, translating into MATTSDTNVQVACYHCGEDCNTRNITLEEKVFCCEGCKLVFEILHQYDLCQYYDLNENPGVSQRITVRKDKFAFLDDEKIQQQLIQFRDDTQTHVSFYIPHIHCSSCLWLLENLHKLDKGVQRVTVNFSKKEALIIFSETQTSLRHVAEVLTAIGYEPYISLQDLQHKKPGVKRSLIYQLGVAGFCFGNIMLLSFPEYFTSSGHTDESMNRMFRYMNLVLALPVFFYSAQVFFKSAWSGLKHGFLNIDVPIVLAIVVTFIRSIVDVTQGQAGYFDSMSGIVFFMLIGRILQDKTYQGLSFDRDYTAYFPIAVSVIKEEKEIPTTLPDIKTGDTLLIHNNELVPADGIIVRGKALIDYSFVTGEATPVNKSVGEILYAGGRQLEGNIEILTIKEVAQSYLTSLWNRDELKNKEEKHVSFVHLLGRNFTWVVLVIAAISAGYWAMHDPSRIWPAVTAILIIACPCALLLASSFTNGHILRILSRHQLYLRNAQAIENLANTTHIVFDKTGTLTGKTGSEVMYFGNTLTPFQESMIASLALQSTHPLSKAIAGYCNIGTAMPVVDFIDYAGKGVCGWVQGNFIRLGNAEFTGAHRKEEVDGSIVYLSINEKLTGLFTIRNNYRSGIRPLLKQLQQYYPMSVLSGDNDQEAVNLRKLMGPNTTLLFEQKPADKLAYIISLQNQGKKVMMIGDGLNDAGALKQSDIGISLTEDSNNFTPASDGILEAKQLPVLLSFIKLCKANKRIILASFILSLVYNITGLFFAVQGILSPLVAAILMPASSISIVLMTFLLSEWQGKKLASSALSQMSDKNHISD; encoded by the coding sequence ATGGCTACCACTTCTGATACTAACGTACAAGTTGCCTGCTATCACTGCGGGGAAGATTGCAACACCAGGAACATCACCCTGGAAGAAAAAGTTTTTTGCTGCGAAGGATGTAAACTGGTATTTGAAATACTCCACCAGTATGATCTCTGCCAGTATTATGATCTGAATGAGAATCCCGGTGTAAGTCAACGCATTACGGTTAGAAAGGATAAGTTCGCCTTCCTCGATGATGAGAAAATACAACAGCAGCTCATACAGTTCAGGGATGACACCCAGACACATGTCAGCTTCTATATTCCGCATATTCACTGCAGCTCTTGCCTGTGGCTGCTCGAAAACCTCCATAAACTGGATAAGGGCGTACAACGTGTAACCGTCAACTTTAGTAAGAAGGAAGCACTGATTATTTTTTCAGAAACACAGACCTCACTGCGGCATGTGGCTGAAGTACTTACCGCCATTGGATATGAGCCCTACATCAGCCTGCAGGACCTTCAGCATAAAAAGCCAGGTGTAAAACGCAGCCTTATTTACCAGCTGGGTGTTGCCGGATTCTGTTTTGGTAACATTATGCTGCTCAGTTTTCCTGAATATTTCACCAGCAGCGGACATACTGATGAAAGTATGAACCGGATGTTCCGTTATATGAACCTGGTACTGGCCCTGCCTGTGTTTTTCTATAGCGCGCAGGTATTTTTTAAATCAGCCTGGAGTGGGCTCAAACACGGCTTCCTCAATATCGATGTGCCCATTGTGCTAGCTATTGTAGTCACTTTCATCCGCAGTATCGTAGATGTAACACAAGGGCAGGCTGGCTACTTCGATTCCATGTCCGGTATTGTATTTTTTATGCTGATCGGCCGTATCCTTCAGGATAAAACATACCAGGGCCTTTCCTTCGACCGTGATTATACCGCTTATTTTCCTATAGCCGTCAGCGTTATAAAGGAAGAAAAGGAGATACCGACTACACTACCTGATATCAAAACAGGTGATACCTTATTGATACACAACAACGAACTGGTGCCTGCAGACGGTATTATTGTCCGCGGGAAAGCACTGATAGACTACAGTTTTGTTACCGGAGAAGCCACTCCTGTCAATAAATCAGTAGGAGAGATCTTATATGCCGGTGGCCGTCAGCTCGAAGGGAATATTGAGATATTGACTATCAAGGAAGTAGCACAAAGTTATCTTACCAGCCTCTGGAATCGTGATGAGCTGAAAAACAAGGAAGAAAAACATGTCTCCTTCGTGCATCTGCTGGGGCGTAACTTCACCTGGGTAGTGTTGGTAATCGCCGCCATCAGCGCCGGTTACTGGGCTATGCATGATCCTTCCCGGATATGGCCAGCCGTAACAGCTATCCTGATCATTGCCTGTCCTTGTGCATTACTGCTGGCATCTTCCTTTACCAACGGGCATATCCTGCGTATCCTGAGCCGACACCAGCTGTACCTGCGTAATGCTCAGGCCATCGAAAATCTCGCCAACACCACGCATATTGTTTTCGATAAAACCGGCACGCTCACCGGCAAAACCGGCAGCGAGGTAATGTACTTTGGCAACACGCTCACACCTTTTCAGGAAAGCATGATTGCCAGCCTGGCACTGCAATCCACACACCCTCTCAGCAAGGCTATTGCCGGCTATTGCAATATCGGCACAGCCATGCCCGTAGTTGATTTTATAGATTATGCCGGGAAAGGAGTATGTGGCTGGGTACAGGGCAACTTTATCCGCCTTGGTAATGCGGAATTTACAGGTGCACACCGGAAAGAAGAGGTAGATGGCAGTATCGTGTATTTGTCTATCAACGAAAAACTGACCGGCCTCTTTACCATCCGCAATAATTACCGCAGCGGTATACGGCCATTATTAAAACAGTTGCAACAGTATTATCCTATGTCTGTTCTTTCCGGAGACAATGACCAGGAAGCTGTGAACCTCCGTAAACTCATGGGTCCCAATACCACTTTATTGTTTGAACAGAAGCCTGCTGACAAACTCGCTTATATCATCTCCCTGCAAAATCAGGGTAAAAAAGTAATGATGATAGGAGATGGGTTGAATGATGCAGGAGCGCTTAAACAGAGTGATATCGGTATTTCCCTTACAGAAGACAGTAACAACTTTACACCGGCCAGCGATGGTATTCTTGAAGCAAAACAGCTGCCGGTACTGTTGTCATTCATAAAACTGTGCAAGGCCAACAAACGTATTATCCTGGCCAGTTTCATTCTTTCACTGGTATATAATATAACAGGGTTATTTTTTGCGGTGCAGGGTATTTTATCTCCGTTGGTAGCAGCGATTCTGATGCCTGCGAGTTCTATCAGCATTGTGCTGATGACCTTTCTGCTCAGCGAATGGCAGGGTAAAAAGCTTGCCAGTAGCGCATTGAGCCAAATGTCTGATAAAAATCATATTTCTGATTGA
- a CDS encoding FixH family protein — protein sequence MNWGHKIIIVFVVFAAGIITLVTKSMRTKIDMVTKDYYAEELKYQQVIDGKVNARDLSAPISISQQSEGITVTFPQELHGSNLSGKIKFYRPSDAAMDVEMPLILNNDGRQMINRQLFSKGNYLVKVQWENQGKPFYQEASFHVN from the coding sequence ATGAACTGGGGACATAAAATCATTATCGTGTTTGTTGTTTTTGCTGCCGGTATTATCACACTGGTTACCAAAAGCATGCGCACCAAAATAGACATGGTCACCAAAGACTACTATGCGGAAGAGCTGAAATATCAGCAGGTGATAGACGGGAAAGTGAATGCCCGCGACCTGTCTGCACCCATCAGCATTTCCCAGCAGTCTGAAGGGATTACTGTTACCTTTCCACAGGAACTGCATGGCAGTAATCTCTCCGGCAAAATAAAGTTTTACAGACCATCAGATGCAGCCATGGATGTGGAGATGCCATTGATACTGAATAATGATGGCAGACAGATGATTAACCGTCAACTGTTTAGCAAAGGTAATTATCTCGTGAAAGTGCAATGGGAAAATCAGGGCAAACCGTTTTACCAGGAAGCATCCTTTCATGTTAACTAA
- the ccoN gene encoding cytochrome-c oxidase, cbb3-type subunit I, with translation MSLEKFYYDNRTVKWFAYACMFWGLIGMLAGLWAALSLVFPDLNMGFAPITFGRLRPVHTNAVIFAFVGNGIFMGVYYSLQRLCKARMFSDLLSKIHFWGWQSIIAGGALTLFLGYTTGKEYAELEWPFDIAITLVWVVFGANMLGTILRRREAHLYVAIWFYIGTWVAIAMLHIINSFEYPLSLFKSYSWYAGVQDALVQWWYGHNAVAFFLTTPYLGLMYYFVPKAANRPVYSYRWSIIHFWSLIFIYIWAGPHHLLYTALPEWAQSLGTVFSLMLIAPSWGGMLNGLLTLRGAWDRVREDAILKFFVVALTCYGMATFEGPMLSLKNVNAISHYTDWTIAHVHVGALGWNGFLTFGILYWLIPRMFSTQLYSRKWANTHFWIGTLGIIFYVIPLYWAAFTQSMMWKQFTEEGQLKYQFLETVTTIVPMYALRAFGGALYVSGLGLMIVNLWKTIRGGSFVANEAAEAAPLPKVIQTHGKAHWHNWIERRPIQLVVFSLLVVAVGGALEMMPTFLVRSNIPTISSVKPYTPLELHGRDIYLREGCYTCHSQMIRPFRDEVARYGEYSKAGEFVYDHPFQWGSKRTGPDLARIGGKYPDSWHYNHMLDPTSMSPGSIMPPYPWLFEDHIDKSKTPAMINVMRKLGVPYPDGYEKQAIADLDKQANSIAASLQKDKLPIKADREIVALIAYLQRMGKDIKMAPAAAPANTNAEATTKNDF, from the coding sequence ATGTCTCTCGAAAAATTTTATTACGACAACCGCACGGTAAAATGGTTTGCCTACGCTTGTATGTTCTGGGGATTGATAGGAATGCTTGCAGGTTTGTGGGCAGCCCTGTCACTGGTATTCCCGGACCTCAACATGGGATTTGCCCCTATTACCTTCGGGCGCCTCAGACCCGTTCACACCAACGCCGTGATCTTCGCCTTTGTAGGCAACGGTATTTTTATGGGTGTTTACTACTCGCTGCAACGCCTGTGTAAAGCCCGTATGTTCAGCGACCTGCTGAGTAAAATCCATTTCTGGGGATGGCAGTCTATCATTGCAGGCGGTGCGCTCACCCTTTTCCTGGGATACACTACCGGTAAGGAATACGCCGAACTGGAATGGCCTTTCGACATCGCCATCACTTTGGTATGGGTAGTATTTGGCGCCAACATGCTCGGTACCATCCTGCGTCGTCGTGAAGCACACCTGTATGTAGCAATCTGGTTTTATATCGGCACCTGGGTGGCGATTGCTATGTTACACATTATCAACTCCTTCGAGTATCCTTTATCACTGTTTAAAAGTTACAGCTGGTATGCAGGGGTACAGGATGCGCTGGTACAATGGTGGTACGGCCATAATGCGGTAGCATTCTTCCTCACCACTCCATACCTCGGCCTGATGTATTACTTTGTACCGAAAGCCGCCAACAGACCTGTATACTCTTATCGCTGGTCTATCATCCACTTCTGGTCACTTATCTTTATCTATATATGGGCAGGCCCTCACCACCTGCTGTACACCGCCCTGCCTGAATGGGCACAATCACTGGGTACTGTATTCAGCCTTATGCTGATTGCACCTTCCTGGGGTGGTATGCTCAACGGTTTACTTACCCTCCGTGGCGCCTGGGATAGAGTAAGGGAAGACGCTATCCTCAAATTCTTTGTAGTAGCGCTCACCTGTTATGGTATGGCCACTTTCGAAGGCCCTATGCTCTCTCTCAAAAACGTAAACGCCATCAGCCACTATACCGACTGGACCATTGCCCACGTACACGTTGGCGCACTGGGATGGAACGGATTCCTGACCTTCGGTATTCTCTACTGGCTGATACCACGCATGTTCTCTACACAACTGTACTCCAGGAAATGGGCCAATACTCACTTCTGGATCGGTACGCTGGGTATCATCTTCTATGTAATTCCTCTGTACTGGGCAGCTTTTACACAGAGCATGATGTGGAAACAATTTACTGAAGAAGGACAGCTGAAATATCAGTTCCTCGAAACAGTAACCACCATCGTTCCTATGTACGCATTACGCGCCTTCGGTGGAGCCCTGTATGTGAGCGGCCTGGGACTGATGATCGTGAATCTCTGGAAGACTATCCGTGGTGGTTCCTTTGTGGCCAACGAAGCAGCAGAAGCCGCTCCACTGCCTAAAGTAATTCAAACACATGGTAAAGCTCACTGGCACAACTGGATTGAGCGTCGTCCGATACAACTGGTAGTATTCAGTCTGTTAGTAGTAGCTGTAGGTGGTGCCCTGGAAATGATGCCTACCTTCCTGGTACGCAGCAACATTCCTACCATCAGCAGTGTGAAACCTTATACACCACTGGAGCTGCATGGCCGCGACATATATCTGCGTGAAGGTTGTTATACCTGTCACTCTCAGATGATCCGTCCTTTCCGTGATGAAGTAGCCCGTTATGGCGAATACTCCAAAGCCGGCGAGTTTGTTTACGATCACCCGTTCCAGTGGGGCTCCAAACGTACTGGTCCGGACCTGGCCAGAATAGGCGGTAAATATCCCGACAGCTGGCACTATAACCACATGCTGGACCCTACATCCATGTCTCCGGGATCTATTATGCCTCCATACCCATGGCTGTTTGAGGACCACATCGACAAAAGCAAAACACCAGCTATGATCAATGTAATGCGCAAACTGGGGGTACCTTATCCTGATGGTTATGAAAAACAGGCCATCGCCGATCTGGACAAACAAGCCAACAGTATCGCTGCATCACTGCAAAAAGACAAGCTGCCTATCAAAGCTGATCGTGAGATTGTAGCGCTGATCGCTTACCTGCAACGCATGGGTAAAGACATCAAAATGGCTCCGGCTGCAGCACCCGCTAACACCAATGCGGAAGCCACCACCAAAAATGATTTTTAG
- the ccoG gene encoding cytochrome c oxidase accessory protein CcoG has product MADSNTFRDSIATVDKQGKRNWIFAQQPKGRWYNIRSVLSIFYFSVFFSLPFISINGRPLFLLNVVEGKFILFGAIFWPQDFFIFGLAMLAFILFVVLFTMAFGRLFCGWMCPQTIFMEMLFRRIEYWIEGDAAAQKLLAKQPWTANKIIRKTSKHLVFYALSFLIANIFLAYIISAKSLGKIIASPLSEHTGGFIAILIFSGVFYGVFAFMREQICTIVCPYGRLQGVLLDKNSILVAYDYKRGEPRGKYRKDDSRAIGDCIDCAQCVKVCPTGIDIRNGTQLECVNCTACIDACDHMMDKTGRPRGLIRYASENGIAQNAPIRFTPRLRIYTGILILLLGSIIFMLTSRKPVSGTIIRTTGMLYQERGQDSISNLYRIKLINKTTQEIPLVLKLEEEPGHVEVIGKSHITVKAEGQGEGTFFIVVPKTALHNRKSTLYIGLYEGDKRIAVMRTTFLGPIQ; this is encoded by the coding sequence ATGGCCGATAGCAATACGTTCAGAGATAGTATAGCCACAGTTGATAAACAAGGAAAACGTAACTGGATATTTGCCCAGCAGCCGAAAGGCCGCTGGTACAATATCCGGAGCGTTCTCAGTATCTTTTATTTTAGTGTTTTTTTTAGCCTGCCGTTTATTTCCATAAATGGCAGGCCTTTATTCCTGCTCAATGTAGTGGAAGGCAAGTTTATCCTGTTCGGAGCTATCTTCTGGCCTCAGGACTTCTTCATCTTCGGGCTTGCCATGCTGGCCTTCATTCTGTTTGTAGTGTTATTTACCATGGCGTTTGGCCGCCTTTTCTGCGGATGGATGTGCCCGCAGACGATTTTTATGGAGATGCTCTTCCGCCGTATTGAATACTGGATCGAAGGAGATGCCGCCGCACAAAAGCTGCTGGCCAAACAACCATGGACCGCCAATAAAATTATCCGTAAAACAAGTAAGCATCTTGTTTTCTACGCACTTTCCTTCCTGATTGCCAACATATTCCTCGCTTATATCATCAGCGCAAAATCCCTGGGCAAAATCATTGCTTCTCCCTTATCTGAACATACCGGCGGATTTATCGCCATCCTGATATTTTCAGGTGTTTTCTACGGCGTGTTTGCCTTTATGCGCGAACAGATATGCACCATTGTATGCCCTTATGGCCGTTTACAAGGGGTATTACTCGATAAAAACTCCATACTGGTAGCCTACGATTATAAAAGGGGAGAACCCCGCGGTAAATACCGTAAAGACGATTCCAGAGCTATCGGTGACTGCATCGACTGTGCTCAATGTGTGAAAGTATGTCCTACCGGTATCGATATCCGTAACGGTACCCAGCTGGAATGTGTCAACTGTACCGCTTGCATCGATGCCTGCGATCACATGATGGACAAAACCGGTCGCCCCCGCGGATTGATCCGCTATGCTTCCGAAAACGGTATTGCACAAAATGCGCCGATACGTTTTACACCTCGTCTGCGCATCTATACCGGTATCCTTATCCTCTTACTGGGCTCCATCATATTTATGCTGACCAGCCGCAAGCCGGTAAGTGGCACTATCATCCGCACCACCGGTATGTTGTACCAGGAGAGAGGACAAGATAGTATCTCTAACCTCTACCGTATTAAACTGATCAATAAAACCACCCAAGAGATACCACTGGTCCTAAAACTGGAAGAAGAACCCGGACATGTGGAAGTAATAGGTAAAAGTCATATCACCGTTAAGGCTGAAGGACAGGGTGAAGGCACCTTTTTTATCGTAGTACCAAAGACTGCGCTGCACAACAGGAAATCAACCCTTTACATCGGCCTCTATGAAGGAGATAAAAGGATTGCCGTTATGCGCACCACTTTCCTTGGGCCGATACAATAA
- a CDS encoding cbb3-type cytochrome c oxidase N-terminal domain-containing protein, which yields MNRKLLYVISGGLFCSLPAMANGPKPPSELADPVALVLLSVIIGLVLVIAILGNAVVGAMDLYRERMKKEAAKLPVIIALLALSMAASLPASATSAAPEAAAAAAYYTPLSKQSLYLLVSIVVVEIGVIISLLYVLRFLAGIKSKRKSAKAADPAKPRISWIEKINKTRTLDATSETEEDMGHDFDGIHELNNPTPPWWNWGFIFSICFGVVYFWRTEISHSAPNQIQELAMAEEKAAVAKAEYLKNAANNIDENNVKMLDGADDLAAGQKIFVASCAPCHGPQGQGVVGPNLTDDYWLHGGKINEVFKTIKYGVADKGMKAWQEDFSPKQLAQLASFVKSIHGSNPANPKDPQGVKE from the coding sequence ATGAACAGGAAGCTATTATATGTAATCAGCGGCGGTTTGTTTTGCAGCCTGCCCGCAATGGCCAACGGTCCCAAGCCACCTTCCGAACTGGCAGATCCGGTAGCCCTCGTGCTGCTGAGCGTTATCATCGGTCTGGTGCTGGTGATCGCCATCCTCGGCAACGCAGTAGTGGGTGCTATGGACCTCTACCGCGAAAGAATGAAAAAGGAAGCCGCTAAACTACCGGTCATCATCGCCCTGTTAGCACTCTCTATGGCAGCCAGTCTGCCAGCCAGCGCCACCAGCGCTGCACCGGAAGCAGCTGCGGCGGCGGCCTACTATACGCCCTTATCCAAACAGTCCCTATACCTACTCGTTTCCATTGTTGTGGTGGAAATAGGTGTGATCATCTCTTTGCTTTATGTGCTGCGTTTTCTCGCCGGCATCAAAAGCAAACGTAAGTCAGCCAAGGCTGCTGATCCCGCCAAGCCCCGCATTTCCTGGATCGAAAAAATCAACAAAACCAGGACACTGGATGCTACTTCCGAAACAGAAGAAGACATGGGTCACGACTTCGATGGTATCCATGAGCTGAATAACCCCACCCCTCCTTGGTGGAACTGGGGTTTTATATTCAGCATCTGTTTCGGCGTAGTATACTTCTGGCGCACAGAGATCTCTCATTCCGCTCCTAACCAGATACAGGAACTGGCCATGGCCGAAGAGAAAGCAGCCGTCGCTAAAGCAGAGTACCTGAAAAATGCAGCTAACAACATTGATGAGAACAACGTAAAAATGCTGGATGGCGCCGATGACCTGGCAGCAGGACAGAAAATATTCGTTGCCAGTTGTGCACCTTGTCATGGTCCTCAAGGTCAGGGCGTAGTAGGTCCCAACCTCACCGACGACTACTGGCTGCATGGTGGTAAAATCAACGAAGTATTTAAAACCATCAAATACGGGGTAGCAGACAAAGGCATGAAAGCATGGCAGGAAGACTTCTCCCCAAAACAACTGGCTCAGCTGGCAAGCTTTGTCAAATCCATCCATGGTAGTAACCCTGCCAATCCAAAAGATCCGCAAGGAGTAAAAGAATAA
- a CDS encoding CcoQ/FixQ family Cbb3-type cytochrome c oxidase assembly chaperone encodes MKFINYLESIAGISIYPMASLLIFSIFFVFAAFWAFRADRNMVDQISRIPLDNDDTQSL; translated from the coding sequence ATGAAGTTCATTAATTATCTGGAATCAATTGCAGGCATCAGCATTTATCCGATGGCCTCCCTGCTGATCTTCTCCATATTCTTTGTTTTTGCCGCCTTCTGGGCTTTCAGAGCAGACCGCAACATGGTAGACCAGATCAGCCGCATCCCCTTAGATAATGATGATACCCAAAGCCTATAA
- a CDS encoding sulfite exporter TauE/SafE family protein, with translation MIGALILGFVGSFHCIGMCGPIALTLPVQHLEGYKKMAGILLYNAGRITTYALLGMIFGWVGRQLYLGGLQQWLSIGIGVILLFAVLLKYTGASGTKSGHLPGIYLTKIKSALGALLRQQKFSTLYGIGVLNGLLPCGLVYLAIAGAVATGEVWKGSLFMAAFGAGTLPAMTTVAWFSHLVSIGIRNRIRSLIPVVVGVMGILLILRGLNLGIPYISPVMSSHSEKVVERCCHKP, from the coding sequence ATGATTGGCGCACTTATTCTTGGCTTTGTTGGCAGTTTTCATTGCATCGGCATGTGTGGTCCGATTGCATTGACATTGCCGGTTCAACATCTGGAAGGGTATAAAAAAATGGCAGGTATCCTGCTGTACAACGCCGGCCGTATCACCACCTATGCCCTGCTGGGAATGATCTTTGGCTGGGTGGGCCGGCAGCTGTACCTCGGTGGCCTTCAGCAGTGGCTGTCTATAGGTATTGGTGTTATCCTGCTGTTCGCAGTACTGTTAAAATACACCGGAGCATCCGGAACAAAAAGCGGTCATCTGCCTGGCATCTATCTCACAAAAATCAAATCTGCACTAGGTGCATTATTACGTCAGCAAAAGTTCAGCACCCTTTATGGCATAGGCGTATTGAACGGGTTGTTACCCTGCGGTCTGGTATACCTCGCTATTGCAGGAGCTGTGGCTACAGGTGAAGTATGGAAAGGCAGTCTCTTTATGGCAGCTTTCGGCGCAGGCACGCTTCCGGCAATGACTACAGTAGCCTGGTTCAGTCACCTGGTGAGCATCGGTATACGCAACAGGATCCGTTCCCTCATACCGGTAGTAGTAGGCGTGATGGGTATTCTGCTGATCCTGCGCGGGCTTAATCTGGGCATCCCTTATATCAGTCCGGTCATGTCTTCCCACAGTGAAAAAGTTGTTGAACGTTGCTGTCATAAACCATAA
- the ccoS gene encoding cbb3-type cytochrome oxidase assembly protein CcoS translates to MSVIILLLGASLTVAAGFLAAFIWSVRNGQFEDDFSPAHRILFEDKKDDNDHE, encoded by the coding sequence ATGAGCGTAATTATTCTTTTGCTGGGCGCCAGCCTTACCGTAGCAGCAGGCTTTCTGGCCGCCTTCATCTGGTCTGTCAGGAACGGGCAATTTGAAGATGATTTCTCTCCTGCACATCGTATTCTCTTTGAAGATAAAAAAGATGATAACGACCACGAATAA
- a CDS encoding cupin domain-containing protein, whose amino-acid sequence MNVIQEEGTDKVKSREVLKTKRFEATLIIMQQGQQIPPHTSPVDAMVLVLEGKIAFMLNEEVTVLETGDVLTFQAKEIHALQALETARFLLVK is encoded by the coding sequence ATGAACGTAATACAGGAAGAAGGTACCGATAAGGTAAAAAGCCGGGAAGTGCTGAAAACAAAACGGTTTGAAGCCACGCTGATCATCATGCAGCAGGGCCAGCAGATACCACCGCATACTTCGCCTGTCGACGCCATGGTGCTGGTACTCGAAGGAAAAATAGCCTTCATGCTGAACGAAGAAGTTACAGTGCTGGAAACCGGTGATGTGCTCACCTTCCAGGCTAAAGAAATACATGCCTTACAAGCCCTGGAAACAGCCAGGTTCTTACTGGTAAAATAA